The following coding sequences are from one Lolium rigidum isolate FL_2022 chromosome 6, APGP_CSIRO_Lrig_0.1, whole genome shotgun sequence window:
- the LOC124664234 gene encoding probable serine incorporator isoform X2, with translation MKPSSSSGADRSTACEPSTIPMSAPATTEREDAGMTPAAMERDGGAGASVASPPSSTERDASCGDRCGGDRCIEVMEEDTCCVRYVCMGPNPMMARYVYALIFLVTNLLAWTVRDYGHSALGELQRLKGCQGARDCLGAEGVLRISLGCFLFFFVMFLSTARTRKTHDCRNSWHSEWWPAKIALWMALTAVPFFAPSPLIQLYGKVAHFGAGAFLVIQLISVTRFITWINDCCRSETNLKRCHMQVQVVSIVAYVGALLGIVLMYVWYVPTTSCKLNILFITVTLVLLQLMTFISVNSKVKAGYLAPGLMGIYVVFLCWSAIRSEPHTEICNRKASVATSADWLNIASFVIAVIVVVAATFSTGIDSKCLQFKRTETESEDDDIPYGFGFFHFVFAMGAMYFAMLFLGWNAHQKMEKWTIDVGWASAWVRIGNEWLAAIAYIWMIISPIVWKSRQVVSSSTCA, from the exons AT gaaacccagcagctctaGCGGCGCGGATCGATCGACGGCGTGTGAACCCAGCACCATCCCTATGAGCGCGCCGGCGACAACGGAGAGGGAAGACGCCGGGATGACACCGGCGGCGATGGAGAGGGACGGCGGCGCTGGCGCGAGCgtggcgtcgccgccatcgtcgacgGAGAGGGACGCCAGCTGCGGCGACCGGTGCGGCGGCGACCGGTGCATCGAGGTGATGGAGGAGGACACGTGCTGCGTGCGGTACGTGTGCATGGGGCCGAACCCGATGATGGCGCGGTACGTCTACGCGctcatcttcctcgtcaccaACCTGCTGGCCTGGACGGTGCGCGACTACGGCCACTCGGCGCTGGGCGAGCTCCAGCGGCTCAAGGGATGCCAGGGCGCTCGCGACTGCCTGGGCGCCGAGGGCGTGCTGCGGATCAGCCTTGGatgcttcctcttcttcttcgtcatgtTCCTCTCCACCGCCAGGACCAGGAAGACGCACGACTGCCGCAACTCGTGGCACTCCGAGTGGTGGCCGGCCAAGATCGCCCTCTGGATGGCCCTCACCGCCGTCCCCTTCTTCGCGCCGTCGCCGCTCATCCAGCTCTACGGGAAGGTGGCGCATTTCGGAGCAGG GGCGTTTCTCGTGATCCAGCTCATCAGCGTCACGAGGTTCATCACGTGGATCAACGACTGCTGCCGGTCAGAGACGAACCTCAAGCGATG CCACATGCAGGTGCAGGTGGTGTCGATCGTGGCGTACGTGGGCGCCCTCCTGGGGATCGTCCTCATGTACGTCTGGTACGTGCCCACTACCTCCTGCAAGCTCAACATCCTCTTCATCACCGTCACCCTCGTGCTCCTGCAGCTCATGACATTCATCTCAGTCAACTCCAAG GTGAAGGCAGGGTATCTGGCACCAGGTCTCATGGGGATCTACGTCGTCTTCCTCTGCTGGTCGGCCATCAGAAG TGAGCCGCACACCGAGATCTGCAACAGGAAAGCATCGGTCGCAACAAGCGCAGACTGGCTCAACATAGCG AGTTTTGTGATTGCGGTGATCGTCGTCGTCGCGGCTACCTTCTCCACCGGAATAGATTCCAAGTGCCTTCAG TTCAAGAGGACCGAGACGGAGTCTGAGGATGACGACATCCCCTACGGATTCGGCTTCTTCCACTTCGTGTTCGCCATGGGCGCCATGTACTTCGCCATGCTCTTCCTTGGCTGGAACGCGCAtcagaagatggagaa GTGGACTATCGACGTCGGCTGGGCGAGCGCGTGGGTCCGCATCGGCAACGAGTGGCTAGCGGCCATCGCATACA TATGGATGATAATCTCTCCGATCGTGTGGAAGAGCAGGCAGGTGGTGTCGTCGTCCACATGTGCATGA
- the LOC124664234 gene encoding probable serine incorporator isoform X1 — translation MKPSSSSGADRSTACEPSTIPMSAPATTEREDAGMTPAAMERDGGAGASVASPPSSTERDASCGDRCGGDRCIEVMEEDTCCVRYVCMGPNPMMARYVYALIFLVTNLLAWTVRDYGHSALGELQRLKGCQGARDCLGAEGVLRISLGCFLFFFVMFLSTARTRKTHDCRNSWHSEWWPAKIALWMALTAVPFFAPSPLIQLYGKVAHFGAGAFLVIQLISVTRFITWINDCCRSETNLKRCHMQVQVVSIVAYVGALLGIVLMYVWYVPTTSCKLNILFITVTLVLLQLMTFISVNSKVKAGYLAPGLMGIYVVFLCWSAIRSEPHTEICNRKASVATSADWLNIASFVIAVIVVVAATFSTGIDSKCLQYVQFKRTETESEDDDIPYGFGFFHFVFAMGAMYFAMLFLGWNAHQKMEKWTIDVGWASAWVRIGNEWLAAIAYIWMIISPIVWKSRQVVSSSTCA, via the exons AT gaaacccagcagctctaGCGGCGCGGATCGATCGACGGCGTGTGAACCCAGCACCATCCCTATGAGCGCGCCGGCGACAACGGAGAGGGAAGACGCCGGGATGACACCGGCGGCGATGGAGAGGGACGGCGGCGCTGGCGCGAGCgtggcgtcgccgccatcgtcgacgGAGAGGGACGCCAGCTGCGGCGACCGGTGCGGCGGCGACCGGTGCATCGAGGTGATGGAGGAGGACACGTGCTGCGTGCGGTACGTGTGCATGGGGCCGAACCCGATGATGGCGCGGTACGTCTACGCGctcatcttcctcgtcaccaACCTGCTGGCCTGGACGGTGCGCGACTACGGCCACTCGGCGCTGGGCGAGCTCCAGCGGCTCAAGGGATGCCAGGGCGCTCGCGACTGCCTGGGCGCCGAGGGCGTGCTGCGGATCAGCCTTGGatgcttcctcttcttcttcgtcatgtTCCTCTCCACCGCCAGGACCAGGAAGACGCACGACTGCCGCAACTCGTGGCACTCCGAGTGGTGGCCGGCCAAGATCGCCCTCTGGATGGCCCTCACCGCCGTCCCCTTCTTCGCGCCGTCGCCGCTCATCCAGCTCTACGGGAAGGTGGCGCATTTCGGAGCAGG GGCGTTTCTCGTGATCCAGCTCATCAGCGTCACGAGGTTCATCACGTGGATCAACGACTGCTGCCGGTCAGAGACGAACCTCAAGCGATG CCACATGCAGGTGCAGGTGGTGTCGATCGTGGCGTACGTGGGCGCCCTCCTGGGGATCGTCCTCATGTACGTCTGGTACGTGCCCACTACCTCCTGCAAGCTCAACATCCTCTTCATCACCGTCACCCTCGTGCTCCTGCAGCTCATGACATTCATCTCAGTCAACTCCAAG GTGAAGGCAGGGTATCTGGCACCAGGTCTCATGGGGATCTACGTCGTCTTCCTCTGCTGGTCGGCCATCAGAAG TGAGCCGCACACCGAGATCTGCAACAGGAAAGCATCGGTCGCAACAAGCGCAGACTGGCTCAACATAGCG AGTTTTGTGATTGCGGTGATCGTCGTCGTCGCGGCTACCTTCTCCACCGGAATAGATTCCAAGTGCCTTCAG TATGTGCAGTTCAAGAGGACCGAGACGGAGTCTGAGGATGACGACATCCCCTACGGATTCGGCTTCTTCCACTTCGTGTTCGCCATGGGCGCCATGTACTTCGCCATGCTCTTCCTTGGCTGGAACGCGCAtcagaagatggagaa GTGGACTATCGACGTCGGCTGGGCGAGCGCGTGGGTCCGCATCGGCAACGAGTGGCTAGCGGCCATCGCATACA TATGGATGATAATCTCTCCGATCGTGTGGAAGAGCAGGCAGGTGGTGTCGTCGTCCACATGTGCATGA